Part of the Vigna angularis cultivar LongXiaoDou No.4 chromosome 1, ASM1680809v1, whole genome shotgun sequence genome, ATGAAAAACCTTAATTCTTTCTAGATCTAATTTCCTTTTGATTTTAGtatttcattttccattttggcCCTTTTTTTCCCCTTTCATTTCTTTAGTCCATTTTGGTAAATTAAGaactaatttttcaatttttatttctttttcccaattGTCTAGCTTTCACTTTAATAAATTGCTGAGATCTACTGTTTTGAGTCCTTCTAGTCGATTCTTCTTTCAGGTACTTatatctttttgtctttttaattttcttttaattttaattttatttatttgtctatTAACTGGTAcatctcaaaattaaaattataataatgtgtTTTTTAGTCAACAggattattatgttttaattcttACCATTTCAATAGTTAATTAAGCAATTGGAAATTTTAGGGCTATGTGCTTTATTTTTGTagtcataatattttaattgttagcatttattttttattaaataaatcatCACCTTTATGAAAATGATAACTTCTTGGTTTTAAAAATCAtagatgttaattttttttgcaaGTGTGTTATAAGTAGTAAATGAAAGTTTAAAGTATCCTTTTTTCTAAAGGATTTGTGCTTGTCTAATTATGTGAATTTACCAATAACAACTTTGATACAAGTCATTGTTAAAAGTATTATGAATTAAAACATATTGCAAACATCAAAATTCAACTAATTGtaaagtaatttaataaaaacttatgaTTGGATTTCATGAATCAAACTATGCAAATAATCTATACAAATTATctatatttcattcaaacattcataTAAAAAACTTATCAGTCTTAATTTCTTAGGAACAAGTTCTAAATCAAAATGCTAAATTACTAATTTCTTAGTTCATCTCTAACCTTAAATTTGCATTAAGTTCAAATATCTATAATGACtaagaaaaattagaaacattTTTATAAGCAATTTCCTTAGTTGTTTCATCTATGTACATGTTCCAAATCACTTCCTAGTAACTAAAAACATTTAGATGCGTGAAATTTTCAAACATACACATTTAATTCAAGATAAAACATATGAACGAACAAAAAGTCTACTGTATAGGAATTTTACACTAATTTGAGCACATTGCATCCAATCCTAATGAAAATGGAATTTAATTATTCCTACTCATCTAGAACATATAAGTTTGATGGAAATTGATGAAGAATGACGTCTTGATGCTTTGGAATAGCCTCTAACTAATTCCTCGAGTTTCTTCGTGTTTTCACAACGAGTATtacatttctttctttctctctcgcCTAAATAACCACTTACAAACATAAACCTCTCGCTGGACGAGCAGACATGAATTCGTTGGGTGAAAAAATTGTTTCGCTGTTAACCGATCATTCTCGTTGAGCGAAACAATATATTTGCCAAacaagtatttttctttttggatgAGTGAACAAGTTGTAGTTGAGCGAGAAGATCCTAACGACAAACTCTTATCTTAATAAAATCTTCATTTTATTGCACAATAatctaaggaaaaaaaaaactaacctaaaacaagaacaaaacaataaaatattacatcTTCTCATAAGAGAACacataaatcataaataaatataattaaggtAATAACAAAATCGTTGAGAAAAGATaacagaaaatattttagaataataatttttataaaaatgtaactcttctcttttaaaacttttagtaaaaatatttaattacaacatacttaaaaaaaagagtttgttttaataaaaaaatattttattttaaattaccttaatatttttttcttcttatttttactaaattttctTGTATGTTTGATGTTATTATAaggtttttattattaatgtctCATAAGTAACAccaataaataattgatttgtATGATATTAATAAATTCTTCCTTTCtattagaaataattttattaggtAGTTTACtaattttacatactaaaatcTTAGTAATAATTTTGACCTTGAAATTTATCAAACCAATTGGTTTAAAATTCTTCATTTTAGCACCATCCTACCCCTTGAAATAAGAACcaatatatttgaattgtaattaaaattcatCAAATGTCTTTAACCATGTCATAACTTCAAAAAATAGTCATTGCATCTATGTATGTTGAAACGactatatcttttaaatataagataGAATCATCATGTTTGAAAATAAGTGTCTCTTTTAAGGTAGAATCATCATGtttgaaaataagtttttgattgattcattttacttaaattaattgtaaaaatgttatCACACATATGAACCTTAATAACTCCACTATTCAAAGCGTACAACCATTACTTTTGAAAGTGACTAACATCTCTTCATTGGTTGAacaatattaagaaaatttttgaTCTGATTCTGAAATCAACAAAAacacactagtgcaaaaatggATTTCGAACTCACCTAATATGTTTCATTTTCAAGAAGTCCATTTTTTATTGACTAAGAAGCATATTCTTTTACTTATGATTAAACTTTTAGAAAAGTTACTTCCATGTTACAACATTGGGTCACTATAGAACATTTGTATCTCTTCTATATTTGCGAAAACTCATACTTTCTCTTATCCATTACAACTAAATAGGTCATTATTGGTCTCCTCTTCATGTAAAGCCCTTTTTAATTGTCATTGTTGGTCATCGCAAAGCATCTTGTTCTTGTCTTCTCTCCTTGTGAAACATCATGTTTTCATCTCTCCATCTTCATTCTTGGCCGCCACAAACCATTTCTCAGTGGTtcgtttttctcttttttgcaTTTCTTTTGATTTGTTTAATGTTTGTTCACAACATGTAATGACACATGGTCTTCGTCGCAAGTTCATCAAGGTTGTACCTTACTCCATTGCTCACGTCTTCTCCTTCCATTGTTCAGGCATTGCTCACGCCTTCTCCTTCCTTTATGCTTTCCACCTTGTACATATTTCGCCTCCCATTTCTGCATTCCATTGTTCGAAGCACACTCccatttttgcatttaaataatttcaaattttttattttatgtcacATATAGACTTTGATTGCTTTTAGAAACGAAGCCTAAAATCCCCCTTTTTTATGTCGCCTTGATATGGTTCAATTGGAGAACTGTAgttaaactttgaaaataacCAATAATTTCTTTTCTGTACTAGTGACATCATGAATAAATATATGTCTTTTTTCAATGTAAACAAAAAATGTACCTTTCCTCTCAACATGAACACTTTCTCCATGTAGGATTGACATTGGTTTGCCCACCCATATTCAAAGAGATGAAGATAATTAAAGGTGTCATATGGCTTATGTGATCACGGTCaacattaaatacattttttgaaattgaaattccaTGCTTGAGTAGTCATAAACAATAGTTCTTCAATTTGAAATGTAAAGTTGACTTGATGTACATTTCTCCAtctatctctttttttttcatgttataaTGAATATGAGACATCTTCTTCCCTAACAATTTTTGACAAgtgatttgttatttttcatgtaGTAGAAGGATAAATCACCTCTTGAAGATTATTCATTAGAACTCTATCCTTCTTATTCTTGTCcttttgatgaaatgttttatagttcaacttctttttatttttcattgttttttcttttgttaagtTTGAAAAGACTttgacttcaatttttttagtaaactAATCAACATATTTTCTACAATATTGTGGATTATGACGACCTCATCATATAACTTTATTTAGTTCACCAAGGAGACAATTCTAAAGTGTATTTCttaatatacttatttttctttgttttaagcatttcaaagttttttttagAGTCAAAAGCTTAATGAATTTTACTCTTTCATATTTCACTCATCcaatatttgtttgaatattttgatatgtACGATGTTTCTAAACAGTTCATCTCCCAAAACTAcaaatataagataatttttcccttcttcattttcttcttttgatgtAGCCTAATTTGAGTTGAGATAGTATTAACTCTCAGTAGACAACTTGTTTATCTTGATTTGTATACATCAAAAGACTTTAAACGTTGTACCATTTTGACAATCTATAAGTAATAATTtcctcaaaaaaaaaaacctaaggAATAACAAAACTATTACTCTCTGAATCCATTATATCTCATCAGTGCATAACTAACTACACGTATATTTTTTCAGGcttataatcaataaaaaaatgttctaaatatcattattaaagAAAGGTAACTTAAACCATaacaacataaaacaaaactataacaTAAAAAAGGAGTGGTGAACAAAAAGAGATCAATTTTGTGTTCGCACTGGTTTAAGGCCGAGGCTATTGATTTCTACACCCTCCACAATTACTAATTGAACTAGGGAAAGGCTCAAACACCCTTTACCACCCCATCATGCACCACTATTGTTATTACCACAATAGTTGTTATTGTGTTATGTCGCTGCTATAGAAAAAAACATGAGTGGGACAACCTTGCAGGGAAAGAATAGAGAAAAtgcaaaaaagaaataaaaaatcattccgaaaagttattttcaaaacttatttaatgtattttcaaaatacatttcaTGTAGAGGTTTACAGAAAAATCCTTCCAAAATGCACTATATACGTTTCGAAACATTTATTTTGGAAATCTCATTCTGAAAAACATATTATGGAACACATTTCATATGTTCCGaaaattttcttctaaaaatcaCATTCCAGAAATCTTGTTCCAAAATTTTATTTCGAAAATTTTCTTTCGAAAATCTTATTCCGAAAATTCCAAAATATCATTTCGAAGTCCCTTTTcctaaggaaaaaaaatagttattttgaaaatttgagggGTGCTCAAAAGAATTATAAGGGTGTGAAGGAAGTAAAAGCCTAAGGTTAAATCCTTACACTTTTTTATCAGCACCATCATACCATACGTGTTAGTAAAAGATTATCCAATATATTTAGATTACAAATCTATTAAAAGAGTCCAAGTAAATTCATAACTCAACATTATCACTGATACAATCAAACTAACTAAAGTAAGTAAACATAATTAGTAGGAAAAGAGTTATAAGTTAACTCTGTAAGAGAACATGAAAGAAgagataatgttttttttttcatatatattttccATCTTgtctatttttatataatataaaatcttgAACTTATACTTCAACGCTACAAAATTGAATCCCAATATCTAACCAAAAATAGCTTTTGCTCGACAGTATATTTTGGACAATATAAGAATCCTAACCAAGACTTGAACGTGACTGTCTTTGTTTGAAAGGACTGAATTCAGGAGTCCAtagaaaaagtagaagaatGTCAGGTATAAGACTCCAAGAAACAGCGTAGAGAACTCTTTTAAAATCATCCATTGATGCGAAGGAGAATTCAAAACAACACGTACCAAGAGACCCTAAAGACCATTCAAGAATAAGGTTCCAAATATCTACAACTCTTTATCAGCAGCTTTTAAGGGCAGAACCTTCTTTAGACAAAATTATTATCCTTCAAGTCTTGCGAGATACTCCTCCTCAGTGATTTTGGTAGCAACATCACCCTTCATGCATGTGCCAGGGAATTCTGAGGTATTGTCAAGTGAGAATTACTGTTTCCTCAACAGAAGAAACAGATTAATTTCTCCAAAACCCGAGCATTGTGATCTTCAACATCATTATTAACTTGATGGCTGCCAAGAAACTTCCAAGAAGGAATCAAAAAGACTCCTCTTTGATGATTAGTACACACCAAAAATCCAAGAATCAAAAGAAACTTTTCTTGCTCATCTTTGTGAACAACTATTTTAACATGCATTTCTTTATTGTGCTTGAATCTGAATGATCTTTGGATATTCTTAGAATTAAAAAACGTATGCATGTAAATTCTATTCAACCTATCGGGCACCTTATATATGTCCATTACTATAAACTTTAAGCATAAAGATAGTTTTAAGCTAATAGTAATGTTAATGCATTACAATACTGTAAGATATTCTACCTTCTACCTACCTAGCAATGTCATACCTCTTGCTCTATGGTTTCGCCATCATCTTTAATCATGATATTGCTTCTGTTGTTTCCTGCATTCTTCAtaccaaaatgttaaatttaggTTTGTTTGTCATGGTATTTAATGTTTGCTGTAAAAGTTCGAAGTATACCTTCTACCCTCAAGTGCACTCAATGTAGCAGTCTATATATGTTTCCTATTCTTCCGCAAGAAAACAACATCGAAGAAGTTTAATTCAATAAAGATAAACTTCTTTAAGTTCATCCACTATATGATTGATGTAACCTTCAGTGATAAAGATAAATTTCTTTAAGTTCATCTCTCAGTTCTTGCAGATGATACAAAAGTTATAGCAGACCGTATGTTCGAGAAGCATAAGGAATGAAAGATACTATCCTCTACATATCTAAGAATCTTGAGCTGCAATTTGAACACCCTGTGATATGAGCTAAACATTAGAGAAATTCTTTTAGTTGTTTGCTTTTATATtgtcttcttttctccttcttgttTTGGCTAGTATGAGGGAAGCCTAATCCTCCTTCCTGTTGTATGTTCTTATTCTCTTTGACtaattttttttcgttttaaaATGGTCACTTATATCTGTATCTTGTATGGTTGATTTGAAGTGCGAATTTTGATAAGGCTGAATCCTGGAAACTTTTGATGGAGCTGTTTGCATTAATGATTATTCGCTATTAAAAATGTACACACTTTCATTCGTTTGATATTTATGCTGTTCCTATTTCTAGCATGCCATGTTCCTTTAGTGAAGGATATTAGAAGAATGAGGATAGATTTCATGTTCctgttttattgtattttacctttgtcgatgatattgttgttttaTCTGAATCAGAGCATTATGCATCCTTCAAAGTGAAGCTTTAAGGCTTTGGAGATTGAGATGAGCGGAACCGGCAGAAACACCTCTTCAAAGTTGGATTCAGGAGATGGACCTGAATTTGCATCTTATGGTATGGCAgcaaaatcttttttaaattctGAACTTAGTAGTTAATATATGCAACCTAATTGTTTGTCTGTCACTGTCTACAAATTGTTCAACTCTTTAAATGGCTTAACTGACTTTAAGTACTTGTATGAAAACTTTTTGTCTCTGAAATTTTGTCATGTCAATTTGATCTCTGCAATACAAGATACGAaagattttgaattgtttttcaaaaaaggCTAAAATCTAATGAAAAAGAACAGTTTTCcttttcataaatttgataataagCATCTATATCATTCCAGTGTTTTTACTTACGAACACACCATAATTGTAGTCTGGGTCATCTACAGGTACTACTAGTAGCAACAATTCAAACTCTTCCTATTTGGAAAGAAACGATAACTTAAATCCAAGAATGGGATTTTCAAACGAGGAATCTTTTTCTGGAGGAAGGTGTTCAAATAAGGATGGCATTGTTGTGAGTAAAGATGACAGAGTTTCAGATGCGCAAAACACTGATGGAAGTAACAAAATGGAATTGTCACCTGTAAatgaagatttaaaaaataagtacaGTCAATCCCCAAAAACTGGTTGCAGTAGGTCAGACAGGTTTGTTTCTCCACTTAACATCTGCACTAATCCTATATCTGAAAATTAATGGACACTTGATGAGCCTAAGTGATGTGTTTTATGAGAACAAAAATTCTATGAAGATACCATAACAGGCATATTATTTTGTGCTAATGCTCATGAGAATGCTTTGTCACCTCTGGGAACTGAGTAGTATGTTTAAACACGTTTGAAGCATATTTTAGTTATATGATTCCATTGAGAATGATAATTAAGGTGAAAAGAAACTTCGTGAACTGGATGCTGACCAAACAGGTAAGCAATACCTTATATTTTGCTTACTTGACAAAACGCGGACACTTTTGTTCTGATTTTGAGAATTTGTGACTTGTTTCACGTATGTTATTCTGTATGGCTTATGATTTCTTTTCCCTTTCATTTAAGTTTCCATGCATGATATAGTCAGAAGATGGGGATCTTGCATGAATTATTACGATTGAAATATTAAGTCTTCTATTTCTTTAGCTGTATAAATGATCACACGATAAATATGAAATGTTGGAATggttttttatctttctatttaTACAACATTCAAAAAACATATGCTAAAAACTTAGATTATGCAGAAAAGTTTTGAAGCCGAAGTTCTTAGGTCCTTTAGATAAACTTACGtgtcaaaacaattttcaaacatatCTTATTAAGATGAATGAATGTCATGTTCCATCCTGTGGTTTCAGATTGTGTTTGTCCAATGTCTGTGGGTCTATACTCAACTTTGTAAATTTCCAGGTGTTCTTGATACTTTTAGACtgctttatattttatatcattaacAACAAGGTAGATATAAAACTCAAACTACTCCCTTCTCAAGAGAATTTTCTTCTTTGACATGGCATGCATACATTCTGTATAAAACTGGTTTTCTTACTTGTCTGACTTTCTTTGGAGTAGAAGTAGTAGCCCAAGCCCAAATAGTAGCCCAAGccggagcaggagcaggagcccTCGTAATTTTAGGTGGGATTCAAGAACCAGTGATAGATGTGGAATGAGAGCAGCATGTAGATATTTTCCTTATGGGAAATGCAGAAGAGGAAGTAAATGTCTCTTCCTTCACGgtgacaataaaaaaattgatgacaGCAGGGTAAGTTCACGCAGGCAAGATGGATCTCTCTTATATTCTAGTCCAAGTGGAAGATCTAAAGGAACTTGTATAAACTATGCAAATGGAAGGTGTAGAATGGGAGAATCATGCAAGTATATGCATCATGAAAATTCTAGCAAGTTCAATAAAACTTCTATGGATGAATCGACTGGGGAAATGGAAATTGATAGAAGGTGCAGAGGGAGTTCTTTCGAAGAAGGTGGTAGAAACCAGAGAAGTGACATTCCTTGCAAATTTTATCCATTTGGGAATTGTCGATATGGTAAAGATTGTAGATTTTCTCATGATAGGCAAGCAAGTGGGAGCCCAAGTAGAGGCTTCAAGGATGACTTGTTAAGGAGCAGCGATGGAGATCAGGCTTTGGATAGGCCAGAATCAAGTGAAGTTAGTCTCCATGGAAAGCTAATGGATGATGGAGAGGATTTAGATGGTAGTGTGGCTGGTGCAGATAACAAAAAAGGAATTATGGTTGACCCAGAACCTGGATTTAATACTTTGCCCGTTGGTGATGAACGGGGCCATAGCTTAGACAAGAACACAGTGCATGGTGAATCAACATTTTCAAGTGAAGTGAAGGAGGCCAAAAGTGATAGTTCCAACGTTCACACTTGTCAGTCAGTAGGAAATGAAAAAATGTCTCATAATTGGAATTATGGTGTGACATCTCCCATCCCTATTAAAGAAGAGCATGAGCAGAGTAAGCAACAAGTTACTCCAggtaatcatttttttttttggaatatgATGGGTAAATCAAATTTGTTGATTCATACATAATCCTATTTTTTTGTACCATTATGCCAGAACAAGTAATTCATCAGAATGTAAATGTTTCGCATTCTTCAAGCTGTGAGGAAGTTGGACAAAGTCAATTAGCACCTTCCACTGTTCCTCCAAGTGTGAGAACTATTGAAAGTGTGCAGAACCAGGAAGTGTTTGCTGAGAAAAAACAGACAAGTGGGGCAAATATGGATGCAAATATACCACAAGTTGGTTCAGGTAATGCTCCAATTGAAAACGTGACAAGGGAAGAGCGACTAGCTCAACTTACTAATCTTTCAGTCTCTCTGTTACAAATCCTGGGAGCCATTCTGCATCTCCCACAAATTTTTGCTCCTTCTGTTTCTTTAGATGCAAAGAGCACTCCCTTCCAAAGCAAAACTGAAGAGTCAGGTAACCCTGTTTCCATAACATCCACCAAACCAGGTCCTGCTGTTAGACTCCTAAAGCCGCGAGATCCAAGACGTAAGTTTAGAGAGTCGATgattgttaatgaaaaaaaggTGGTCCCCACCATTTCTCCAAGTCAAAATATCACAGAAGATACAGCAGAAATTCCATCATTGTTATCTGATTCACAACAACACTTTGATGAGTCTAAAAAGTCTGCCTTTTCAGAAGAACAGCTTGTCAAGAGTGAACATTCAATTGAGTTGCAGAAAGGTAAAAATGTTGAGGATAGTAACGAGAAAAACAAAATGGTAGCTGAAGGAAAGCCAAATTCTTCTACATGTGAACCTGAGGACGCCAAGACAGTGAAGGATGTGAAAGGAATTGATgcatttaaatttgaattggtTGAGTTCGTTAAGGAGCTTTTAGATCCAACATGGAAatgtggaaaaataaaaaaagaagattaTAAAGCAATTGTGAAGAAAGTTGCTGACAAAGTTACTGATACAGTGCAGCCGCCATATATTCCTCAGACAAAAGAGCAAATTGACCGTTATTTATCAATATCAAAAACAAAGATTGACAAACTTGTACAGGTCAGTGTCATTCTCAAGATTTTCATCATATAAATGAATATCTTGGCTTCCATTTAACTAGGATTTTGTAGATGAATGTGAATAAAAATGCATGCAACTGCAGAAGATGTTTCATTTTATAAGTTACGATTGAGACGTATTTATTTTCCAACTTACTTATAATTATTCTTCATTTGGCTGCAGGCATATGTGGAAAAGTTTCAGAAGGCTTAGTGCAAGTACATTATTTGTTCCTTGCATATTATGTTTCCATTCAGATCAGATGATAGTATAATGGAGAAACTTGGCAACTCATGTATGTACATTTAAACAAAGTGgtttcttgttttgttgtatTTCTCAGGGTAAAGCTTTGGGTGGCCAGTGTTATTAGATATTAGTTATAACCCATAGCTGTAACTGTAACGTGTGATCTATCTTTACAagtattattttcatttacctGTTTGATGCATACAAGGGAAGAGACAACTTTAACTTGAGTTTGTTTTGTACTGAAACCTAATTTCCAACATGGTAAACAACACTTAAGTTTGTAGTCTCTCGAATCCTATGTTACCTTTTGTTTTCAGGGTTGTGCTCTGTaggaaaaaacattaaaagtatCAGTAATCATTTCCAATGGTGAAAGCCTTTACAATTGCAATGACGcaaccttaatttttttaacgtaTGAAAGGGTACAGAGGGGTCTCAAAATGTCGATCGAGTTCAGTATTTTAATATGGTAGTTTGCTTAGCTTCACTTTACATAACTTATACTTAATGatgatttaatttgtataattacttaaatttttaaaatctaacaACATCAACCACATCATAACATGCTGTTGTGTATATTTCTTCTAAACAATTTGTTCaatcttgttttcttttgagtccattcaaaaataattcactcatttatatttcttttcgTGTAAagtcatctttatttttaatagatttaaacttaaaaactaTACATTGTAAATTAtgaatactatttattttaaaaaataaaattataaaaattattatttatactcaATTATTTCGATCAAAATGATTGTCATCCCTACAAATGCAACGGATTGGATTaatacacataaaaataaatagactGAAAATTCTATCCGATTAAAGGATGTGTTAATGATTTGgtctattattttcttctacttttttaaattcttttaattttatattatattatatatatatatatatataaagcataGAGTAAGTATTTTTGTGagttttaaatgattaattgatatctttaattgaataaattaaaataaatattagttttatttattaaattattttattataattaataattaaaatttaatttacaaatattaataatttaagttacaatattattgtatatttatttttttcaaaaaaatataatataatatataaaataatattttatattattatttattttaatttttatttaaaacaatttcaaatcttCAATCCAGCGAATCAAAAACTTACAAGCTAGCGAACAACAGCCCCTTTTTTACCACCTCTAACAACCACAAgtatagagaaaagaaaagaaaaacaagagagACATGCCCctttttatgttattaataacctttatttaaatataaataaattaattaattaattaattttaatcttctAATATTTGTATAGGTTTCTCAcgattttttatttcttttaaataatgtttattatGATTTGGtaagttaataaataaaattatatatatatatatatttaaaatattacaaaaattattatattattgttaaaatttgattgataagaaaagaaattattgataaaataatatttattgagaattttatcgataaaataatattgttaatgaaataaaattt contains:
- the LOC108339337 gene encoding zinc finger CCCH domain-containing protein 38, whose amino-acid sequence is MGFSNEESFSGGRCSNKDGIVVSKDDRVSDAQNTDGSNKMELSPVNEDLKNKYSQSPKTGCSRSDRSSSPSPNSSPSRSRSRSPRNFRWDSRTSDRCGMRAACRYFPYGKCRRGSKCLFLHGDNKKIDDSRVSSRRQDGSLLYSSPSGRSKGTCINYANGRCRMGESCKYMHHENSSKFNKTSMDESTGEMEIDRRCRGSSFEEGGRNQRSDIPCKFYPFGNCRYGKDCRFSHDRQASGSPSRGFKDDLLRSSDGDQALDRPESSEVSLHGKLMDDGEDLDGSVAGADNKKGIMVDPEPGFNTLPVGDERGHSLDKNTVHGESTFSSEVKEAKSDSSNVHTCQSVGNEKMSHNWNYGVTSPIPIKEEHEQSKQQVTPEQVIHQNVNVSHSSSCEEVGQSQLAPSTVPPSVRTIESVQNQEVFAEKKQTSGANMDANIPQVGSGNAPIENVTREERLAQLTNLSVSLLQILGAILHLPQIFAPSVSLDAKSTPFQSKTEESGNPVSITSTKPGPAVRLLKPRDPRRKFRESMIVNEKKVVPTISPSQNITEDTAEIPSLLSDSQQHFDESKKSAFSEEQLVKSEHSIELQKGKNVEDSNEKNKMVAEGKPNSSTCEPEDAKTVKDVKGIDAFKFELVEFVKELLDPTWKCGKIKKEDYKAIVKKVADKVTDTVQPPYIPQTKEQIDRYLSISKTKIDKLVQAYVEKFQKA